The DNA sequence CGGGAAAAGAAGGCGGAAGGGGAAATCCGCCAGTTTATTGACGAACGCGGCATCGACATCGCGGCGATCATCATCGAGCCGATCCAGGGCGAAGGGGGCGACAATCATTTCCGAGGGGAATTCCTGAAGAAACTGCGCGAGATCTGCGATGAAAACGAAATCCTGCTCATCTTCGACGAAGTGCAGACAGGCCTCGGGACGACTGGGCGCGCCTGGTGTTCCCAGCATTTTGGGGTGAAGCCGGATCTCATGGCTTTCGGCAAGAAGGTGCAGGTTTGCGGGGTGATGGCCGGTCCCCGGCTGGACGAAGTCGAGGACAACTGCTTTCGCCTGCCGAGCCGGTTGAATTCAACCTGGGGCGGCAATTACACCGACATGATTCGTTCGACCCATTTCCTCCGCATTATCGAGAAGGAAGGGCTGATCGAAAACGCGCGCGTCGTCGGCCAATATTTTCTGAATGCGCTGCTGGATTTGCAGAAGGAGGAGTCAATCGTCACCGCCGTCCGCGGACGCGGCCTCTTCATTGCCTTCGATTTGCCGGACCCAGCCACGCGCGACGAGTTCTGGAAGGGTCTCTTTGACCGCGGCCTGCTCGTCTTGAAATCGGGGGAGAAGGCAATTCGTTTTCGCCCTGCTCTCGACCTCACCACCGAGGTTGTGGACGAAGCAATCGACCTGCTGCGCGCCCAATGCCGGCAGGTGCGCAGGTAGGATGGTGGCGCAAGTTTTCAACTTGCGTTGTTTTCGATTCGCAAGTTGAAAACTTGCGCCACATTTCACAACCAAATGCATCCAATTCTCAATAAGCTCGGCCTGGCCGACGAAAACCCCGGGGCGTTCTGTGGCGAATGGATCGGCACCGGCCCGGTCATCGAAAAATTCTCGCCCATCGACGGGAAGCTTCTCGCGAAAGTCAGGACCGCGAGTGACGCCGAATACGAAAAGACGATCGCTCGCGCCCAGGAAGCTTTCGAAAAATGGCGCGTCACTCCAGGACCGGTCCGCGGTGAAACCGTCCGGCAGCTCGGCAACGCGCTACGCGAACTGAAATCAGAACTCGGGCAGCTCGTCACTCTCGAGTCCGGCAAAATTATCGCCGAAGGCGAAGGTGAGGTGCAGGAGATGATCGACATTTGCGATTTTGCGGTCGGCCAGTCGCGGATGCTTTACGGGCTCACGATTCAATCGGAAAGGCCGAATCATCGGCTGATGGAGCAATGGCACCCGCTCGGCCTGGTCGCGGTGATTTCCGCCTTCAATTTTCCGGTGGCGGTGTGGTCGTGGAACGCCGCGTTGGCGGCGATTTGTGGGGACGCCACGATCTGGAAACCGTCGGAAAAAACACCGCTGACCGCGATTGCTGTCATTAAGATCGCAGAGCGCGTCTGCCGGGAAACCGGTGTTGATCCCGCGATCTTCTGCTTGCTCATCGGGGACGGCCCTTCGATTGGCCGAAAGCTCGCGACCGATCGCCGCATTCCGCTGGTCTCGGCCACCGGTTCCACGCGGATGGGTTTCGATGTAGCGAAAGAAGTCCACGGCCGCCTCGGTCGCACGGTCATGGAACTCGGTGGCAACAACGCTTTGATCGTGACGCCGACGGCCGATCTGGATATGGCGACGAGCTCGATCTTCTTCGGTGCGGTCGGGACGGCCGGCCAGCGTTGTACCTCGACGCGGCGCATCATCGTGCATGAATCAGTGGCTGACGAGGTCCGCAAACGGCTCCTCGCTGCTTACAAATCGGTCAATATCGGCGA is a window from the Chthoniobacterales bacterium genome containing:
- the lat gene encoding L-lysine 6-transaminase; this encodes MSFPPVLTEAARTSSRSRGSEDKPTVENKNSGATRALEILERHVLLDGFRIVLDPEKSQGSYLFNAASNSRLIDFYGFFGSMPVGYNHPHFSDPAVQKELALAASIKVANSDMYSLGYAEFVDTLARVAGLPPLERYLFIEGGALAIENTLKAAMDWKVRKNMAAGRGERGTEILHFQRAFHGRSGYTMSLTNTDPRKTDLFAKFKWPRVSNPGIDFSLPDSEREADVVAREKKAEGEIRQFIDERGIDIAAIIIEPIQGEGGDNHFRGEFLKKLREICDENEILLIFDEVQTGLGTTGRAWCSQHFGVKPDLMAFGKKVQVCGVMAGPRLDEVEDNCFRLPSRLNSTWGGNYTDMIRSTHFLRIIEKEGLIENARVVGQYFLNALLDLQKEESIVTAVRGRGLFIAFDLPDPATRDEFWKGLFDRGLLVLKSGEKAIRFRPALDLTTEVVDEAIDLLRAQCRQVRR
- a CDS encoding aldehyde dehydrogenase family protein translates to MHPILNKLGLADENPGAFCGEWIGTGPVIEKFSPIDGKLLAKVRTASDAEYEKTIARAQEAFEKWRVTPGPVRGETVRQLGNALRELKSELGQLVTLESGKIIAEGEGEVQEMIDICDFAVGQSRMLYGLTIQSERPNHRLMEQWHPLGLVAVISAFNFPVAVWSWNAALAAICGDATIWKPSEKTPLTAIAVIKIAERVCRETGVDPAIFCLLIGDGPSIGRKLATDRRIPLVSATGSTRMGFDVAKEVHGRLGRTVMELGGNNALIVTPTADLDMATSSIFFGAVGTAGQRCTSTRRIIVHESVADEVRKRLLAAYKSVNIGDPLKRETLMGPLIDQASVENVQRSIEKVKSEGGEILYGGEKLTGEQFPGGCYMKPCLAAAKPDFEIVQEETFGPLAYLMTYRDFDEAMAIHNGVTQGLSSSIFTNDMREAEKFLSAAGSDCGIANVNTGTSGAEIGGAFGGEKNTGGGRESGSDSWKSYMRRQTNTINFSTELPLAQGIQFGAGEGSATA